The Desulfuromonas versatilis genome has a segment encoding these proteins:
- a CDS encoding insulinase family protein, with protein MENSPLKTGQRIHGFAVTDLTPLPHLNLVLVQLRHLRTGARMIHIDCEDDNNLFAVGFRTPPADSTGIAHILEHTALCGSRRFPVRDPFFSMLKRSLNTFMNAMTAGDWTLYPFSSQNRKDFDNLLGIYLDAAFFPLLNERDFSQEGHRLEFAAPADPGSDLLYKGVVYNEMKGAMSDPASLISRRMGRALYPTTTYRHNSGGEPAEIPRLSWEQLREFHARFYHPSNAYFFSYGSFPLEEHLKTIEEQVTGHFEPRSVDSEVPPEQRLDRPRRVIETFPLDPGLPTAGKTMVQVGWLTCEITETFDRLSLSLLASLLLGNPAAPLYKALLDSKLGSNLSPGIGFHDDYRTTFFAAGLQGTEPEHAERIEQLILETLEQVARDGFTRERIEGAIHRMEFSNKEVTGDSYPYPLVLLMRVMGPWIHGGDPVAALQLDENLARLRRELDRGPFFQELIRRYLLDNPHRATLTLKPDPEQGPREEQATASELERIKASLSPEQTRKIVERAAELQQAQEAEEDLSCLPTLELEDIASEEPPVTGTTTRQGSVDTWWFEQPTNGIGYFSAQLDLEGLAEEQLPYLPMFCTLLTQVGAAGFSYLEMAQRMEAATGGISFRTSVIEDPANLGQARGFVEVKAKALERNQEKMFAILADIFSAPDFSARERLRTVINQMKASLENSIPGAGHSYAARSAASGLTVGGRLREMWSGLDQVRLVKQSAALDQSGLDQLADRFAAIAGQLLCRQRISCALTGEKPALAANGQDLDGFLQGLPSISRQAEAKAPPFTPRPLRAGWSTSVPVNYVARVFPTVPFTHPDSGPLQVLSKLLRANFLHREIREKGGAYGGMASCDPEAGIFAMLSYRDPQLRRTLKVYDDAVAWAVAGRFDGEAIKEAILAVFGDLDRPLSPGGKGHREFANQRQGLTLEMRNEQRRRILAVDRATLVAVAEKYLLRGRPESSVAVVAGEEALKKANAELGPEALEVRQI; from the coding sequence ATGGAGAACTCCCCCCTGAAAACCGGTCAGCGGATTCACGGCTTTGCCGTCACCGACCTCACCCCGCTGCCCCACCTGAACCTGGTCCTGGTGCAACTGCGCCATCTGCGTACCGGGGCGCGCATGATCCACATCGACTGCGAAGACGACAACAACCTGTTCGCCGTCGGTTTCCGCACCCCGCCGGCAGACTCGACGGGGATCGCCCATATCCTGGAGCACACCGCCCTGTGCGGCTCCCGGCGCTTCCCGGTGCGCGACCCGTTCTTTTCCATGCTCAAGCGCAGCCTCAACACCTTCATGAACGCCATGACCGCGGGCGACTGGACCCTCTACCCCTTCTCCAGCCAGAACCGCAAGGATTTCGACAACCTGCTGGGCATTTACCTGGATGCGGCGTTTTTCCCCCTGCTCAACGAACGGGACTTCAGCCAGGAGGGGCATCGCCTGGAGTTCGCCGCCCCGGCCGATCCCGGCTCGGACCTGCTGTACAAGGGGGTGGTCTACAATGAGATGAAGGGGGCCATGTCCGACCCGGCCTCGCTGATCAGCCGGCGCATGGGACGCGCCCTGTACCCGACCACCACCTACCGGCATAACAGCGGCGGCGAACCGGCGGAAATTCCCCGGCTCAGCTGGGAGCAGCTGCGGGAATTCCACGCCCGCTTCTACCACCCCAGCAACGCCTACTTCTTCAGTTACGGCAGCTTTCCCCTCGAAGAGCACCTTAAGACCATCGAGGAGCAGGTCACCGGCCATTTCGAGCCGCGCAGCGTCGACAGCGAGGTCCCCCCGGAGCAGCGCCTGGACCGGCCCCGCCGGGTCATTGAAACTTTCCCCCTCGATCCGGGTTTGCCCACCGCAGGCAAAACCATGGTCCAGGTCGGCTGGCTGACCTGTGAAATCACCGAGACCTTCGACCGGCTCTCCCTCTCGCTGCTGGCCAGCCTGCTGCTCGGCAACCCGGCGGCCCCCCTCTACAAGGCCCTGCTCGACTCCAAGCTCGGCAGCAACCTCTCCCCGGGGATCGGCTTCCACGACGACTACCGCACCACCTTCTTCGCGGCCGGCCTGCAGGGGACCGAGCCGGAGCATGCCGAGCGGATCGAGCAGCTGATCCTGGAAACCCTCGAGCAGGTCGCCCGCGACGGGTTCACCCGCGAACGCATCGAGGGAGCCATCCACCGGATGGAATTTTCCAACAAGGAGGTCACCGGTGACAGTTACCCTTATCCGCTGGTCCTGCTGATGCGGGTCATGGGCCCCTGGATCCACGGCGGCGATCCGGTGGCGGCCCTGCAGCTCGACGAGAACCTGGCGCGGCTGCGCCGCGAGCTCGATCGCGGTCCCTTCTTCCAGGAGTTGATCCGCCGCTACCTGCTGGACAACCCCCACCGGGCCACCCTCACCCTGAAGCCCGACCCGGAACAGGGCCCCCGGGAGGAACAGGCCACCGCCAGCGAACTGGAGCGGATCAAGGCATCGCTCTCCCCGGAGCAGACCCGCAAGATCGTCGAACGGGCCGCTGAACTGCAGCAGGCCCAGGAGGCCGAAGAGGATCTTTCCTGCCTGCCGACCCTGGAGTTGGAGGACATCGCCAGCGAAGAACCGCCGGTGACCGGCACCACCACCCGGCAAGGCTCCGTGGACACCTGGTGGTTCGAGCAGCCCACCAACGGCATCGGCTATTTCAGCGCCCAACTCGACCTCGAAGGGCTGGCCGAGGAACAGCTTCCCTATCTCCCCATGTTCTGCACCCTGCTGACCCAGGTCGGCGCGGCCGGGTTCAGCTACCTGGAGATGGCCCAACGGATGGAGGCGGCAACCGGCGGCATCAGTTTCCGCACCTCGGTCATCGAGGATCCGGCAAATCTCGGGCAGGCCCGGGGCTTCGTCGAAGTCAAGGCCAAGGCCCTGGAGCGCAACCAGGAGAAAATGTTCGCCATTCTCGCCGATATCTTCAGCGCGCCGGACTTCTCCGCCCGGGAGCGGCTGCGCACCGTGATCAACCAGATGAAGGCCTCCCTGGAAAACTCCATCCCCGGTGCCGGCCACAGCTACGCGGCCCGCTCGGCGGCAAGCGGCCTGACTGTCGGGGGGCGCCTGCGGGAGATGTGGAGCGGACTCGACCAGGTAAGGCTGGTCAAGCAGAGTGCCGCCCTCGACCAGTCCGGGCTCGACCAATTGGCGGACCGCTTTGCCGCCATCGCCGGGCAGCTGCTCTGCCGGCAACGCATCAGCTGCGCACTGACCGGGGAGAAGCCGGCCCTGGCCGCCAACGGCCAGGACCTGGACGGGTTCCTCCAGGGGCTCCCCTCCATCAGCCGGCAGGCCGAGGCGAAGGCGCCCCCCTTCACCCCCCGGCCGCTTCGCGCCGGCTGGAGCACCTCGGTGCCGGTCAACTACGTCGCCCGGGTCTTTCCCACCGTCCCCTTCACCCATCCGGACAGCGGCCCGCTGCAGGTGCTCTCCAAGCTGCTGCGGGCCAACTTCCTGCACCGTGAAATCCGGGAGAAGGGGGGGGCCTACGGCGGCATGGCCTCCTGCGACCCCGAGGCGGGGATCTTCGCCATGCTCTCCTACCGCGACCCCCAGCTGCGCCGCACCCTCAAGGTCTACGACGATGCGGTGGCCTGGGCGGTGGCCGGCAGGTTCGACGGCGAGGCCATCAAGGAGGCGATCCTGGCGGTGTTCGGCGATCTCGACCGCCCCCTCTCCCCCGGCGGCAAGGGACACAGGGAATTCGCCAACCAGCGCCAGGGCCTGACCTTGGAGATGCGCAACGAACAGCGCCGCAGAATCCTCGCCGTCGACCGGGCAACCCTGGTGGCGGTGGCCGAGAAATACCTGCTGCGCGGGCGCCCCGAAAGCTCGGTGGCGGTGGTTGCCGGGGAGGAGGCGCTCAAGAAGGCCAATGCCGAACTGGGGCCCGAGGCACTGGAGGTCCGGCAGATCTGA
- the hrpB gene encoding ATP-dependent helicase HrpB, translating into MTSNLPIDPILPELKQALAGRDAAVLQAPPGAGKTTRVPLALLDEPWLAGRSILMLEPRRLAATNAARFMASLLGEEAGRTVGYAIRYERRVSRVTRIEVVTEGILTRRLQTDPTLEGVGLVIFDEFHERNLNSDLALALCRDAQLGLREDLKILVMSATLDAEPVAHLLGGAPLLTSQGRSFPVQVRYLEQDPVGKPAEYTAAAIRRALREAEGDLLAFLPGAGEIRRCAELLADPPAAEGPLICPLYAELPFAEQERAILPAGRRKVVLATNIAETSLTIEGVCVVVDSGLARQPRFDPAAGLSRLETLRISRASAEQRAGRAGRLAPGVCYRLWSEGTHGSLLPFTPPEIRSADLAPLALDLARWGVADPMSLAWLDPPPAGALAGARQLLETLGALDPIGRITPRGEAMGALPAHPRIARLLAAAREWDDLPLGCELAALLGERDLFRRGEGPSRKSDSDLLDRLEALAAGRRQGGRGGAAAVERAVRYWRQVTGCGPGAPAADAERVGRLLAVAFPERIGRERQPGSGRYLLSGGQGARLSPRSNVHAQPFIVAVEVRGGKGEGEIEQASALSLGSIEELFPEVRGWTRAVSWDEREGRVAAREERRLGALVLASRQVGARPEETLPALLEGIRSRGLEALNWSGEARRLAARVRFVARVFPDDGWPDLSPERLAASLEEWLGPFLGGVKSLGELARLDLVEPLRALLDWARQRRLDQLAPSHLEVPSGSRVPLDYPAEGHPVLAVKLQEMFGLADTPRLAEGRVAVLLHLLSPARRPIQVTQDLRNFWENVYPEVKKELKGRYPKHPWPDDPWNAEPTRFAKRRG; encoded by the coding sequence ATGACCTCGAATCTCCCCATCGATCCCATCCTCCCTGAGTTGAAACAAGCCCTCGCCGGCCGCGACGCTGCGGTGCTGCAGGCGCCGCCCGGCGCCGGCAAGACCACCCGGGTGCCGTTGGCGCTGCTCGACGAGCCCTGGCTGGCCGGACGCTCGATCCTGATGCTCGAGCCGCGGCGGTTGGCGGCGACCAACGCGGCGCGCTTCATGGCCTCGCTGCTTGGCGAGGAGGCCGGGCGCACCGTGGGCTACGCCATCCGCTACGAGCGGCGGGTGTCGCGGGTCACCCGCATCGAGGTGGTCACCGAGGGGATCCTGACCCGCCGCCTGCAGACCGACCCGACCCTCGAGGGAGTGGGGCTGGTGATCTTCGACGAGTTCCACGAGCGCAACCTCAACTCGGACCTGGCCCTGGCCCTGTGCCGCGATGCCCAGCTCGGCCTGCGCGAGGATCTCAAGATCCTGGTGATGTCCGCGACCCTCGACGCGGAGCCGGTGGCGCACCTGCTGGGCGGGGCGCCGCTGCTGACCAGCCAGGGGCGCAGCTTCCCGGTGCAGGTCCGCTACCTGGAGCAGGACCCCGTTGGAAAACCCGCGGAATATACGGCCGCGGCGATCAGGCGCGCCCTGCGCGAAGCAGAGGGGGACCTGCTGGCGTTTCTGCCCGGCGCCGGCGAGATCCGCCGCTGCGCCGAGCTGCTCGCCGACCCGCCGGCGGCGGAGGGGCCGCTGATCTGCCCCCTATACGCCGAGCTCCCCTTCGCCGAGCAGGAGCGGGCGATTCTGCCTGCCGGACGGCGCAAGGTGGTGCTCGCCACCAATATCGCCGAAACCAGCCTGACCATCGAGGGGGTATGTGTGGTGGTCGACAGCGGCCTGGCCCGCCAGCCCCGCTTCGACCCGGCCGCCGGGCTCTCGCGCCTGGAGACGCTGCGCATCTCCCGGGCCAGCGCCGAGCAGCGCGCCGGCCGGGCCGGGCGGCTGGCGCCCGGGGTCTGCTACCGGCTGTGGAGCGAGGGGACCCACGGCAGCCTGCTCCCCTTCACCCCGCCGGAGATCCGCAGCGCCGACCTCGCCCCGCTGGCCCTCGACCTGGCCCGCTGGGGGGTGGCCGATCCCATGAGCCTGGCCTGGCTCGACCCGCCGCCTGCCGGAGCGCTGGCCGGCGCCCGGCAGCTGCTGGAGACCCTCGGCGCCCTGGACCCGATAGGGCGGATCACCCCGCGCGGCGAAGCGATGGGGGCTCTGCCCGCCCACCCGCGCATCGCCCGACTGCTGGCGGCGGCCCGCGAGTGGGACGACCTGCCGCTGGGCTGCGAACTGGCGGCCCTGCTCGGCGAGCGCGACCTGTTCCGCCGCGGCGAGGGGCCCTCGCGCAAGAGCGACAGCGACCTGCTTGATCGCCTCGAGGCGCTGGCCGCGGGGCGCCGCCAGGGCGGGCGCGGCGGGGCGGCCGCCGTGGAGCGGGCCGTCCGCTACTGGCGGCAGGTGACCGGCTGCGGCCCCGGCGCGCCGGCGGCCGACGCGGAGCGGGTCGGGCGGCTTTTGGCGGTGGCTTTCCCCGAGCGCATCGGGCGGGAGCGTCAGCCGGGGTCCGGTCGCTACCTGCTCTCGGGGGGACAGGGGGCCCGGCTCTCGCCCCGCTCCAATGTCCACGCCCAGCCGTTCATCGTGGCGGTGGAGGTGCGCGGCGGCAAGGGCGAGGGGGAGATCGAGCAGGCCAGCGCCCTTTCTTTGGGAAGTATCGAAGAGCTTTTTCCCGAGGTCCGCGGCTGGACCCGGGCGGTGAGCTGGGACGAGCGGGAGGGGCGGGTGGCGGCCCGCGAGGAGCGGCGGCTGGGCGCGCTGGTGCTGGCCAGCCGCCAGGTGGGGGCCCGGCCCGAGGAGACGCTGCCGGCGCTGCTCGAGGGGATTCGCAGCCGCGGCCTCGAGGCTCTGAACTGGAGCGGCGAGGCCCGTCGGCTGGCGGCTCGGGTACGCTTCGTGGCCCGGGTCTTCCCGGACGACGGCTGGCCCGACCTTTCGCCGGAGCGGCTGGCCGCCAGCCTCGAGGAATGGCTCGGCCCCTTCCTGGGCGGGGTGAAGTCCCTGGGCGAACTGGCCCGTCTCGACCTGGTCGAGCCGCTCAGAGCGCTGCTCGACTGGGCCCGCCAGCGCCGGCTCGACCAGCTGGCGCCAAGCCACCTGGAGGTCCCCAGCGGCTCCCGCGTGCCCCTCGACTACCCCGCTGAGGGCCACCCGGTGCTGGCGGTAAAGCTGCAGGAGATGTTCGGCCTGGCCGACACCCCGCGGCTGGCCGAGGGGCGGGTGGCGGTGCTGCTGCACCTGCTTTCGCCGGCCCGCCGGCCCATCCAGGTGACCCAGGATCTGCGCAATTTCTGGGAGAATGTCTACCCGGAGGTCAAAAAAGAGCTCAAGGGGCGCTACCCCAAACATCCCTGGCCCGATGACCCCTGGAACGCCGAACCGACCCGGTTTGCCAAGCGGCGGGGGTGA
- a CDS encoding aminotransferase — translation MKFGISSNIEKVHFPPISEVKGWVAGRAFPAQRPLVDLCQAIPDYPPAAELVEHLKGVLDDPATSKYSPDEGLPEVREAVCAWYARHYGAAPRPGQLCLTIGASQAFWLAMAVLCRQGDEVILQAPCYFDHAMGLQTLGIRPVFAPFDEARGGLPDPGVLAGLISERTRAILLVTPSNPSGAVIPPATVRALFELARSRGLALVLDETYNAFVDGPPHELFADRDWDEHFVQLASFGKTFALTGYRAGALIASELFIHHALKAQDSMAVCQPRVTQHAVRFGCEHLDGWVAANRAMMQRRHDRFRAEFNVPGNPFRLAASGGFFAWVRHPFDGQSGRQVARRLAEQANLICLPGEVFGPGLENYLRLAFGNIREEQIPEAVARFREFAY, via the coding sequence ATGAAATTCGGGATTTCTTCCAATATCGAAAAGGTGCATTTTCCACCCATTTCCGAGGTGAAGGGGTGGGTCGCCGGGCGGGCGTTCCCGGCGCAGCGGCCGCTGGTCGATCTGTGCCAGGCGATTCCCGACTATCCCCCCGCGGCGGAACTGGTCGAGCACCTCAAAGGAGTGCTTGACGACCCCGCGACTTCCAAGTACAGCCCAGACGAGGGGCTGCCCGAGGTGCGCGAGGCCGTCTGTGCCTGGTACGCCCGGCATTACGGCGCCGCGCCCCGCCCCGGCCAGCTCTGCCTGACCATCGGCGCCAGCCAGGCCTTCTGGCTGGCCATGGCGGTGCTCTGCCGGCAGGGGGACGAGGTGATCCTGCAGGCCCCCTGCTATTTCGACCACGCCATGGGGCTGCAGACCCTGGGCATCCGCCCGGTGTTCGCCCCATTCGACGAGGCCCGCGGGGGGCTGCCCGATCCCGGGGTGCTCGCCGGACTGATATCCGAGCGGACCCGGGCGATTTTGCTGGTGACGCCCAGCAACCCCTCGGGGGCGGTGATCCCCCCGGCGACGGTGCGGGCCCTGTTCGAACTGGCCCGGAGTCGGGGCCTCGCCCTGGTGCTGGACGAAACCTACAACGCCTTTGTCGACGGCCCGCCCCACGAGCTGTTCGCCGACCGGGACTGGGACGAGCATTTCGTGCAGCTCGCCTCCTTCGGCAAGACCTTCGCCCTGACCGGCTACCGGGCCGGGGCGCTGATCGCTTCCGAGCTGTTCATCCACCACGCCCTCAAGGCCCAGGACTCCATGGCCGTCTGCCAGCCCCGGGTCACCCAGCACGCCGTGCGCTTCGGCTGCGAGCACCTCGACGGCTGGGTCGCGGCCAACCGCGCCATGATGCAGCGGCGCCATGACCGCTTCCGCGCCGAGTTCAACGTGCCGGGCAACCCCTTTCGCCTGGCGGCCAGCGGCGGGTTTTTCGCCTGGGTGCGCCACCCCTTCGACGGACAGAGCGGAAGGCAGGTGGCCCGCCGCCTGGCCGAGCAGGCCAACCTCATCTGCCTGCCCGGCGAGGTCTTCGGCCCCGGGCTGGAGAACTACCTGCGGCTCGCCTTCGGCAACATCCGCGAGGAGCAGATCCCCGAGGCGGTGGCGAGGTTTCGCGAATTTGCCTATTGA
- a CDS encoding M20/M25/M40 family metallo-hydrolase, whose product MINNERLAAEFARQAAIPSPSFCEGEISEYLRKRFEALGAVVVMDDAGPRAGSQSGNLIASFAAHGKSCEPLMLSVHMDTVGPVEGVTPVLKDGVFTSAGDTVLGADDKAGIVEIIEALEVVREQNIPHGPIEVVVTICEEVGLLGAKLLDLSKVSARRGLALDTSGVDLVIHRAPCANKLEFEITGREAHAGISPEKGLSAIRVAARAIDGMQLGRIDEETTANIGSIEGGLASNIVPKRVALVGEARSHDAGKLARQTEHMLSCFEQAARELAVEIDGRTVQAQVKSEVVSDYPLMAVPRDAGIIRLVEEAGASLGRSIEVRSAGGGSDANIYNGHGIETVILGTGMTNVHSVEECVKVADMARVAELLVEVIRRA is encoded by the coding sequence ATGATAAATAACGAACGCCTGGCGGCCGAATTCGCCCGGCAGGCCGCGATACCCAGCCCCTCGTTTTGCGAAGGGGAGATTTCCGAATACCTGCGGAAGCGCTTCGAGGCCCTGGGGGCCGTCGTGGTCATGGACGATGCAGGACCCCGAGCCGGAAGCCAGAGCGGCAACCTGATCGCCAGCTTTGCCGCCCACGGAAAATCGTGCGAACCGCTCATGCTTTCGGTGCACATGGATACGGTCGGCCCTGTGGAAGGGGTGACTCCCGTGCTCAAGGACGGCGTGTTCACCAGCGCCGGCGACACGGTGCTGGGGGCGGACGACAAGGCCGGCATCGTCGAGATCATCGAGGCCCTGGAGGTGGTCCGCGAGCAGAACATCCCCCACGGCCCCATCGAGGTGGTGGTGACCATCTGCGAAGAGGTCGGCCTGCTCGGTGCCAAGCTGCTCGACTTGAGCAAGGTGAGCGCCCGCCGCGGTCTGGCCCTGGACACCTCGGGGGTCGACCTGGTGATCCACCGGGCGCCCTGCGCCAACAAGCTCGAATTCGAAATCACCGGCCGGGAAGCCCACGCCGGGATCAGCCCGGAGAAGGGACTCTCGGCGATCCGCGTCGCGGCCCGGGCCATCGACGGCATGCAGCTGGGGCGCATCGACGAGGAAACCACCGCCAATATCGGCTCCATCGAGGGGGGGCTGGCATCCAATATCGTCCCGAAAAGGGTTGCCCTGGTCGGCGAGGCGCGCAGCCACGACGCCGGCAAGCTGGCCCGGCAGACCGAACACATGCTCAGCTGTTTCGAACAGGCCGCCCGCGAGCTGGCGGTGGAGATCGACGGGAGGACGGTGCAGGCCCAGGTAAAAAGCGAGGTGGTTTCCGACTACCCGCTGATGGCGGTGCCGCGGGACGCCGGGATCATCCGTCTGGTCGAAGAGGCCGGCGCCAGCCTCGGGCGGTCCATCGAGGTTCGCTCGGCGGGGGGCGGTTCGGACGCCAACATCTATAACGGCCATGGCATCGAGACCGTCATCCTCGGCACCGGCATGACCAACGTCCACTCGGTGGAGGAATGCGTCAAGGTCGCCGACATGGCGCGGGTGGCCGAACTGCTGGTGGAGGTGATAAGGCGGGCTTGA
- a CDS encoding M23 family metallopeptidase, whose amino-acid sequence MLLLASIAALVFFLLPGQTPDPENEARAPEPAALQSPPPEPEPKREVLEGNIKPGDTITSLLGGYFSPQEIHALSGQSRKVFPLSGICAGQPFKICTVDGTFDSFEYDIDRDQQLIIRKAEEGYDIQKIPIEYAVKTDLVRGTITSSLFEAVSQSGESAELAMALADIFAWDVDFIRDIRQGDSFQALVEKRFREGAPAGYGKILAAEFTNQGSTFRAFLYKDGDRSASYFDADGNNVRKAFLKAPLSFTRISSGFTQKRFHPITKTWKAHPAIDYAAPTGTPIKSVGDGTIIKIGYTKYNGNFIKLRHNSSYETLYLHMSKFAKGMKQGKRIEQGQVIGYVGSTGLATGPHLCFRMYKNGSPVNPYKVKSPASAPIARERLPQYKEAIAALIDKLETGQLQHAKVADSSDASSQSN is encoded by the coding sequence GTGTTGCTGCTGGCATCGATTGCCGCTCTGGTATTTTTTCTACTCCCCGGCCAGACCCCCGACCCGGAAAACGAAGCCCGGGCTCCGGAGCCTGCGGCCCTGCAATCCCCGCCTCCGGAACCGGAGCCGAAGCGGGAGGTCCTCGAGGGGAACATCAAGCCGGGCGACACCATCACCTCGCTGCTGGGGGGGTATTTCAGCCCCCAGGAGATCCATGCCCTCAGCGGGCAGAGCCGCAAGGTCTTTCCCCTTTCCGGGATCTGCGCCGGCCAGCCTTTCAAGATCTGCACCGTCGACGGGACCTTCGACAGCTTTGAATACGACATCGACCGGGACCAGCAGCTGATCATCCGCAAGGCCGAAGAGGGTTACGACATCCAGAAGATCCCCATCGAGTACGCCGTCAAAACCGACCTGGTTCGCGGCACCATCACCTCGAGCCTGTTCGAGGCCGTTTCGCAGAGCGGGGAGAGCGCCGAACTGGCCATGGCCCTGGCCGACATTTTCGCCTGGGACGTCGATTTCATCCGCGACATCCGCCAGGGGGACAGCTTCCAGGCGCTGGTGGAAAAACGCTTCCGCGAAGGTGCGCCGGCCGGCTACGGCAAAATCCTCGCGGCGGAATTCACCAACCAGGGGTCGACCTTCCGGGCCTTTTTGTATAAAGACGGGGACCGTTCGGCATCCTACTTCGACGCCGACGGCAACAACGTGCGCAAGGCCTTCCTCAAGGCGCCGCTCTCCTTCACCCGCATCTCCTCGGGCTTTACCCAGAAACGCTTCCACCCCATCACCAAGACCTGGAAGGCCCATCCGGCCATCGACTACGCCGCGCCCACCGGAACCCCCATCAAATCCGTCGGCGACGGCACCATCATCAAGATCGGCTACACCAAGTACAACGGGAATTTCATCAAACTGCGCCACAACAGCTCCTACGAAACCCTGTACCTGCACATGAGCAAATTCGCCAAGGGGATGAAGCAGGGCAAAAGGATCGAGCAGGGGCAGGTGATCGGCTACGTCGGCAGCACCGGCCTGGCCACCGGCCCCCATCTGTGCTTCCGCATGTACAAGAACGGCTCCCCCGTCAACCCCTACAAGGTCAAATCCCCGGCCTCGGCTCCGATCGCCCGCGAACGCCTGCCCCAGTACAAGGAGGCCATTGCGGCGCTGATCGACAAACTCGAGACCGGCCAACTGCAGCACGCCAAGGTGGCCGACAGCAGTGACGCATCCTCCCAAAGCAATTGA
- a CDS encoding GspE/PulE/PilB domain-containing protein: MALKLGELLVKEKLLSATQLEDSLRNQVIFGGRLGTNLIEMGLLSETQLAQLLSKKLGVPYVNPEHLMTIPEQVIKLIPAEIAGKYRVIPLRRDNRRLYVATADPTDYKAIEEIAFRTGFIIKPVVTTELRLILALEKYYRIPRERRYVPTSSEPGTEPEIETPTARPSPEAGHPSGILLSEPAEADSAWYMAIEDLAAEAAEMPAEKVWELLAQARNREDIADTLTSYLGRQYSGAALFLFRDQAACGWRAKREGETLDDFSALQIPLETPSVLATIHQGASYFLGRLPETAANARISRALGAQAAPQALLVPLKLANRVVGVLYVDDSRIALGESLLDLKKLAAKAAMAFEILILRNKILMT; encoded by the coding sequence ATGGCCCTGAAACTCGGTGAACTGCTGGTCAAGGAAAAACTCCTCAGCGCGACACAACTCGAGGACTCGCTCAGAAACCAGGTGATCTTCGGCGGCCGGCTGGGAACCAATCTGATCGAAATGGGCCTGCTTTCCGAAACCCAGCTGGCCCAACTTCTGAGCAAGAAACTCGGGGTCCCTTACGTCAACCCCGAGCATCTCATGACCATCCCCGAGCAGGTGATCAAGCTGATTCCGGCCGAAATCGCCGGTAAGTACCGGGTCATCCCCCTGCGCCGGGACAACCGACGGCTTTACGTCGCCACCGCCGACCCCACCGATTATAAGGCCATCGAGGAGATCGCCTTCCGCACCGGCTTCATCATCAAGCCGGTGGTCACCACCGAACTGCGCCTGATCCTGGCCCTGGAGAAATATTACCGGATCCCGCGGGAGAGGCGCTATGTCCCGACCAGCAGCGAACCGGGGACGGAACCCGAGATCGAGACACCCACTGCCCGGCCCTCCCCCGAGGCGGGCCACCCCAGCGGGATTCTGCTGAGTGAGCCGGCCGAGGCGGACTCGGCATGGTACATGGCCATCGAGGATCTGGCGGCCGAAGCGGCTGAAATGCCGGCGGAGAAGGTCTGGGAACTGCTGGCCCAGGCAAGAAACCGCGAGGATATCGCCGATACACTGACCAGCTACCTGGGCCGACAGTATTCGGGGGCCGCGCTGTTTCTGTTCCGCGATCAGGCGGCCTGCGGTTGGCGGGCCAAGCGCGAGGGGGAGACCCTGGACGATTTTTCTGCGCTGCAGATCCCGCTGGAGACCCCTTCGGTGTTGGCGACCATCCACCAGGGGGCCAGCTATTTCCTGGGCCGGCTGCCCGAAACCGCGGCCAATGCCAGAATCAGCCGGGCGCTGGGGGCCCAGGCAGCGCCCCAGGCGCTGCTGGTGCCTCTTAAGCTGGCCAATCGGGTGGTGGGGGTCCTGTATGTCGACGACAGCCGCATTGCCCTGGGCGAGTCGCTTCTCGATTTGAAAAAACTCGCCGCCAAGGCAGCCATGGCTTTCGAAATCCTTATCCTCAGAAACAAAATCCTGATGACTTGA